A single window of Treponema denticola ATCC 35405 DNA harbors:
- a CDS encoding ankyrin repeat domain-containing protein has product MAKKRITLPQNFDELITAGDVEALKAVYDKCELTAHNGRYSLNTALHYGGVPDELVIWLVEQGLDVNTLDYYGRTPLYKHATLGRDTVKLLYELGGDIQKPDTYGSTPLHTAAGFFRPKIVSFLIEKDADVNAKNDMGRTPLAEALATCRNSNVVQAAEIAEMLIKAGAEVVPEMAERVEIIGKDFEFHRENFNKDSLAETEAGLEKLYALFDVKPAPKRKIHDGVSPIIVKTGSWKEQYDELWEMLIPSSGAAKTVQGEVIRITGRVQDELYRNGGVNWDKDYRNMLNSLPNHFASGTPLSEEELKETKELISNIRANGEDEEVITERLRELSVLWVLLNPTPILLGKTNYNR; this is encoded by the coding sequence ATGGCAAAGAAAAGAATTACCTTACCACAAAATTTTGATGAACTGATTACAGCAGGAGATGTTGAAGCTCTTAAAGCCGTCTATGATAAATGTGAGCTTACAGCTCATAACGGTAGATACAGCTTAAATACGGCACTTCATTATGGCGGTGTTCCTGATGAACTTGTGATCTGGCTCGTTGAACAGGGCTTAGATGTAAATACACTCGATTATTATGGGCGTACGCCATTATATAAACATGCCACTCTGGGCAGAGATACTGTAAAACTGCTGTATGAATTAGGAGGAGATATACAAAAACCTGATACATATGGAAGTACACCTCTGCATACGGCAGCAGGGTTTTTCCGACCTAAGATAGTAAGTTTTTTGATTGAAAAAGATGCAGATGTTAATGCAAAAAATGATATGGGACGAACTCCGCTAGCCGAAGCCCTTGCTACTTGCAGAAATAGTAATGTTGTACAGGCAGCGGAAATTGCAGAAATGCTGATAAAGGCAGGTGCTGAGGTAGTACCTGAAATGGCTGAAAGAGTCGAAATAATCGGTAAGGATTTTGAATTTCACAGAGAAAACTTTAATAAAGACTCTCTGGCCGAAACAGAAGCAGGGCTTGAAAAACTCTATGCACTATTTGATGTAAAGCCTGCTCCAAAACGTAAAATACATGACGGCGTTTCTCCCATTATTGTAAAGACAGGTTCTTGGAAGGAACAATACGATGAACTTTGGGAGATGCTGATTCCTTCAAGCGGAGCTGCAAAAACAGTACAGGGAGAAGTTATCCGTATAACAGGCAGGGTGCAGGATGAGCTATATAGAAATGGCGGAGTAAACTGGGATAAAGATTATAGAAATATGCTTAATTCTCTGCCAAATCATTTTGCTTCAGGCACACCGCTTTCTGAGGAAGAACTGAAAGAGACCAAAGAGCTTATTTCAAATATCCGTGCAAACGGTGAGGATGAAGAAGTTATAACAGAGCGTTTGCGTGAACTTTCGGTTCTCTGGGTATTGTTAAATCCTACTCCTATTCTTTTAGGAAAAACAAATTATAACAGATGA
- a CDS encoding DUF2262 domain-containing protein, producing MELIEYMRLRNKMTQKEWEDSFEKKEREIIVLRHEGGGGSLRNGFWDWAAYFLAYVDCETGELHKEEGRIVFPVTDKENLPYQFEDETIYKLKVRAKLPEEVPNGVLPTKKHFLVVEVLEKNAACKELEEILAEYRKPIILQDDILGELIYDKQIKSFQGSIIWQDRKINIILDVDKDNKSGITKAKKALKTMVSEQEKWDAELRSFAAKKLTKLACEWAESDEEAAEITEESFAKRISLSSICMTSGDSFSAYFDDDDLFFGHCITVCGSLKKGIVSADIEG from the coding sequence ATGGAATTAATTGAATACATGCGGCTAAGAAATAAAATGACACAAAAAGAATGGGAAGACTCTTTTGAGAAAAAGGAACGAGAGATTATTGTTCTAAGGCACGAAGGCGGCGGCGGAAGTTTGAGAAACGGTTTTTGGGACTGGGCCGCTTATTTTTTAGCTTATGTGGACTGTGAAACAGGTGAACTGCATAAAGAAGAAGGGCGTATAGTATTTCCTGTCACAGACAAAGAAAATTTGCCATATCAATTTGAAGACGAAACCATTTACAAATTAAAGGTGCGTGCAAAGCTTCCTGAGGAAGTTCCAAACGGTGTACTACCGACAAAAAAACATTTTTTAGTTGTGGAAGTTCTTGAAAAAAATGCGGCTTGTAAGGAATTGGAAGAAATACTTGCAGAGTATAGAAAACCTATAATTTTACAAGATGATATATTAGGTGAACTGATTTATGATAAACAAATTAAAAGTTTTCAAGGAAGTATTATTTGGCAGGATAGAAAAATAAATATTATATTAGATGTAGATAAGGATAATAAATCAGGAATAACAAAGGCGAAAAAAGCCCTGAAAACAATGGTTTCAGAACAGGAAAAATGGGATGCAGAACTGCGTAGTTTTGCTGCCAAGAAACTTACTAAGCTTGCCTGCGAATGGGCAGAATCTGATGAAGAAGCTGCTGAAATTACAGAAGAAAGTTTTGCAAAAAGAATTAGCCTCAGTTCAATTTGTATGACATCAGGCGATTCATTTTCTGCCTATTTTGATGATGACGACCTTTTCTTCGGGCATTGTATAACAGTATGCGGAAGCTTAAAGAAGGGGATTGTGTCGGCTGATATAGAAGGGTGA
- a CDS encoding type II toxin-antitoxin system YafQ family toxin, which yields MKYEIKFTNQFKKDIKLAKKQNKNLDKLLKVIDLLSNGEKLEAKYRDHDLSGNYKGTRECHIEPDWLLVYEIRNDVLVLMLYRLGSHSELFKK from the coding sequence ATGAAATACGAAATAAAATTTACAAACCAATTTAAGAAAGATATTAAACTCGCAAAAAAACAGAATAAAAACTTAGATAAGTTATTGAAAGTTATTGATTTACTTTCAAATGGAGAAAAACTTGAAGCTAAGTATAGAGATCATGATTTATCAGGAAACTATAAGGGAACAAGAGAATGTCACATAGAACCGGATTGGCTTTTAGTATATGAAATTAGAAATGATGTACTCGTACTTATGCTTTATAGACTTGGCTCACATTCAGAGCTTTTTAAAAAATAA
- a CDS encoding type II toxin-antitoxin system RelB/DinJ family antitoxin, with protein sequence MATTNLNIRTDKEMKERAEAIFFELGLNMTTAINIFLRTTIRENGIPFALKLDIPNAITASAIEEGRKIAYDDTVKKYSNIDDLRKALEI encoded by the coding sequence ATGGCAACAACAAATTTGAATATCAGAACAGATAAAGAAATGAAGGAGCGAGCAGAAGCTATTTTTTTTGAGTTAGGGCTTAATATGACAACGGCTATCAATATATTTTTAAGAACAACTATTAGAGAAAATGGAATCCCGTTTGCTTTGAAATTAGATATTCCCAATGCAATTACAGCGTCGGCAATAGAAGAAGGTAGAAAAATTGCTTATGATGATACCGTAAAAAAATATTCAAATATAGACGATTTGCGTAAAGCGCTGGAAATATGA